The following are encoded together in the Pseudodesulfovibrio indicus genome:
- a CDS encoding TetR/AcrR family transcriptional regulator has translation MTKKEGILLAAQELFARCGYAGTTMKMVAEQAGVASGLVFHYYDSKENLFMQAGAELIDTMIGVLRQAIEAADNGCEAMGIFVKAYLDFTIDNVKTFPTLIRCSPFSDDNPDLDRKKIAAKFRQLIDLIEEILQKGIEDGSIRPLPVNQAAFMVYGVIVGAVRTRFLTPYDIPGLYSEAREFIIRSVRA, from the coding sequence ATGACGAAGAAGGAAGGTATCCTGCTTGCGGCCCAGGAGCTGTTTGCGCGCTGCGGCTATGCGGGGACGACCATGAAGATGGTCGCCGAGCAGGCCGGGGTGGCCTCCGGCCTGGTCTTCCATTATTACGATTCCAAGGAAAACCTCTTCATGCAGGCCGGAGCCGAGCTGATCGACACCATGATCGGCGTCCTGCGCCAGGCCATCGAGGCCGCGGACAACGGCTGCGAAGCCATGGGCATCTTCGTCAAGGCGTATCTGGACTTCACCATCGACAACGTGAAGACCTTCCCGACCCTGATCCGGTGTTCGCCCTTCAGCGACGACAACCCGGACCTGGACCGCAAGAAGATCGCGGCCAAGTTCAGGCAGTTGATTGATCTCATAGAAGAAATTTTGCAGAAGGGCATTGAGGACGGGTCCATCCGCCCGCTGCCAGTGAACCAGGCGGCCTTCATGGTCTACGGCGTGATCGTGGGTGCGGTCCGTACCCGGTTCCTGACGCCCTACGACATCCCCGGCCTGTATTCCGAAGCCAGGGAGTTCATCATCCGTTCCGTCCGCGCCTAG
- a CDS encoding chemotaxis protein CheW, whose product MVDEALKDINQFLTFTLGKEIFALDIGTVREVLELTSITKIPRTPKFMRGVINLRGHAVPVVDMRLKLGMSQGEDTVDTCIIIVEIEFEGEFTVMGALVDSVREVFEMTPDTIEPAPKMGAAINAEYIKGMGRQNEQFIIIIDINKIFSAEELAMAKDMAGLAGGPDRIPAPEEAAPAQA is encoded by the coding sequence ATGGTTGATGAAGCGCTGAAAGATATCAATCAATTTTTGACCTTCACGCTGGGCAAGGAAATCTTCGCCCTGGACATCGGGACGGTCCGCGAGGTGCTTGAACTGACCTCCATCACCAAGATCCCGAGGACGCCGAAATTCATGCGCGGAGTCATCAACCTGCGCGGCCATGCCGTGCCCGTGGTGGACATGCGCCTGAAGCTGGGCATGTCCCAGGGCGAGGACACGGTGGACACCTGCATCATCATCGTGGAAATCGAGTTCGAGGGCGAATTCACGGTCATGGGCGCCCTGGTGGATTCCGTGCGCGAGGTGTTCGAAATGACCCCGGACACCATCGAGCCCGCACCGAAGATGGGCGCGGCCATCAATGCCGAGTACATCAAGGGCATGGGCCGTCAGAACGAACAGTTCATCATCATCATCGACATCAACAAGATCTTCTCCGCCGAGGAGCTGGCCATGGCCAAGGATATGGCCGGGCTGGCCGGGGGGCCGGATCGCATCCCCGCCCCGGAAGAGGCTGCCCCCGCGCAGGCCTAG
- a CDS encoding exopolyphosphatase: MRLVTRSDFDGLACATLLKQLNLIDDYLFAHPKDLQDGRVEVSANDILANVPYVEGCGLWFDHHTSEQDRLGDIRFEGESKPLPSCARVIYEYYGAKKFPASYSAFIEAVDKVDSANLTAEEITNPTGWVLLGFIMDPRTGLGRYRDFRISNYQLMLDMIEYCRSKSAEEIIAIPDVRERIEKYFADQDDFIKMLKDNAEVHGDAVVLDLRDQDPIHCGNRFMIYTLFSECNISIRVIWGFKKQNVVFTVGHSILNRTSKVDVGALMLSLGGGGHKAVGTCQVAEPDAPETLAKIIERINEQS, translated from the coding sequence ATGAGACTCGTTACCCGTTCCGACTTCGACGGCCTGGCCTGCGCCACCCTGCTCAAACAGCTCAATCTGATCGACGATTATCTGTTCGCCCATCCCAAGGACCTGCAGGACGGCCGCGTCGAAGTCTCCGCCAACGACATCCTGGCCAACGTGCCGTACGTCGAGGGGTGCGGGCTGTGGTTCGATCACCACACCAGCGAGCAGGACCGACTGGGCGACATCCGGTTCGAGGGCGAAAGCAAGCCGCTGCCCAGCTGCGCGAGGGTGATCTACGAGTATTACGGGGCCAAGAAGTTTCCGGCCTCCTACTCCGCCTTCATCGAGGCCGTAGACAAGGTGGATTCGGCCAACCTGACCGCCGAGGAGATCACCAACCCCACGGGCTGGGTGCTGCTCGGCTTCATCATGGACCCGCGCACCGGCCTGGGCCGCTACCGCGACTTCCGCATCAGCAACTACCAGCTGATGCTCGACATGATCGAATACTGCCGCTCCAAATCCGCCGAAGAGATCATCGCCATCCCGGACGTGCGCGAACGCATCGAAAAGTATTTCGCGGACCAGGACGACTTCATCAAGATGCTCAAGGACAACGCCGAGGTGCACGGCGACGCGGTCGTCCTGGACCTGAGGGACCAGGACCCCATCCACTGCGGCAACCGGTTCATGATCTACACCCTGTTCAGCGAGTGCAACATCTCGATCCGGGTCATCTGGGGATTCAAGAAGCAGAACGTGGTCTTCACCGTGGGCCACTCCATCCTCAACCGCACGAGCAAGGTGGACGTGGGCGCGCTGATGCTCTCCCTGGGCGGCGGCGGCCACAAGGCCGTGGGCACCTGCCAGGTGGCCGAACCGGACGCGCCCGAGACCCTGGCCAAGATCATCGAGCGGATCAACGAGCAGTCGTAA
- a CDS encoding biotin--[acetyl-CoA-carboxylase] ligase, which translates to MEADPERLSALHPSWDKDMRALGPWEPAGPDAPDNWLRARRETSATVVLAESCASSMELARRLVEEGVLGPWGAVVCARQTEGRGQLRRPWQSLPGNVHASIVLPPTPSDGAWAGAMRDLLPLVAGHVVSEVLTGLGGEFRVKWPNDILQNNRKVGGILIEERNGVSIVGAGLNLADCPSDLQMREDHSVPAGKTRLPYFSGGPGTLVETLVSRGKSVYVVMLDEIPPTRFITMFESKLAWFGRTILVREGDDTSYEAALAGLSLDGGLVLLRGGERSVLHSGSIFPL; encoded by the coding sequence ATGGAGGCCGACCCTGAGCGATTGTCGGCCCTGCACCCGTCCTGGGATAAGGACATGCGCGCCCTCGGCCCGTGGGAACCGGCAGGACCGGACGCGCCGGACAACTGGCTGCGGGCGCGGCGGGAGACTTCGGCCACCGTGGTCCTGGCCGAGTCCTGCGCCAGCTCCATGGAGTTGGCCCGACGCTTGGTGGAGGAAGGAGTCCTGGGACCGTGGGGCGCGGTCGTCTGCGCCCGCCAGACCGAGGGCAGGGGACAGCTCCGGCGGCCGTGGCAGTCCCTGCCCGGCAACGTCCACGCCTCCATAGTGCTCCCGCCGACACCGTCCGATGGCGCGTGGGCCGGGGCCATGCGCGACCTGCTCCCCCTGGTGGCCGGACACGTCGTTTCCGAGGTCCTGACCGGACTGGGAGGGGAGTTCCGCGTCAAGTGGCCGAACGATATACTTCAGAACAACCGCAAGGTTGGGGGCATATTGATCGAAGAGCGAAACGGCGTGTCCATCGTCGGCGCAGGGCTTAATCTTGCGGACTGTCCGTCTGATTTGCAGATGCGCGAAGATCATTCAGTTCCGGCGGGAAAAACCCGCCTTCCATACTTTTCCGGCGGCCCCGGCACCCTTGTTGAGACGCTTGTAAGCCGTGGGAAAAGCGTGTATGTAGTCATGCTCGACGAGATTCCACCCACTCGATTCATCACAATGTTCGAGAGCAAGCTCGCCTGGTTCGGACGAACTATCTTGGTCAGGGAAGGGGACGACACCTCTTATGAGGCCGCCTTGGCGGGCCTCTCCTTGGATGGTGGACTCGTTTTGCTGCGTGGGGGTGAAAGATCGGTGCTGCATTCCGGCTCGATTTTTCCTCTCTAG
- a CDS encoding ABC transporter ATP-binding protein has product MLTIEDLHVNIGDKEVLKGINLQINDGETFILFGPNGSGKTSLLMSLMGFSGYEITKGRILFKGEDITHAPMYERARLGMGMSFQRPPTIHGLRTRHLVNMCSRKGVVNVDLLAETVNMSEFLDRDINAGFSGGEIKRSELLQLMAQQPDLVLFDEPESGVDMENMQLVGKVARDVLDGKFSVAPDLSLKERKERVKTAGLIITHTGYILDYVNADRGQVLYKGHLCCEGRPRDILDHIREHGYQECVRCMN; this is encoded by the coding sequence ATGCTGACCATTGAAGACTTGCATGTCAACATCGGCGATAAAGAGGTCCTCAAGGGGATCAATCTCCAGATAAACGACGGGGAGACCTTCATCCTGTTCGGACCCAACGGTTCGGGCAAGACGTCGCTGCTCATGTCCCTCATGGGCTTCTCCGGCTACGAAATCACCAAGGGCCGAATCCTGTTCAAGGGCGAGGACATCACCCACGCGCCCATGTACGAGCGCGCCCGCCTGGGTATGGGCATGTCCTTCCAGCGTCCGCCGACCATCCACGGGCTGCGCACCCGCCACCTGGTGAACATGTGTTCCCGCAAGGGCGTGGTGAACGTGGACCTGCTGGCCGAGACCGTGAACATGTCGGAATTTCTCGACCGCGACATCAACGCGGGCTTCTCCGGCGGCGAGATCAAGCGCTCGGAACTGTTGCAGCTCATGGCCCAGCAGCCCGACCTGGTGCTCTTCGACGAGCCCGAATCCGGCGTGGACATGGAGAACATGCAGCTGGTGGGCAAGGTCGCCCGCGACGTGCTGGACGGCAAGTTCAGCGTGGCCCCGGACCTGAGCCTCAAGGAGCGCAAGGAACGGGTCAAGACCGCCGGGCTGATCATCACCCACACCGGTTATATCCTCGACTATGTCAACGCCGACCGGGGCCAGGTCCTGTACAAGGGCCATCTGTGCTGCGAAGGCCGCCCCAGAGACATCCTCGACCACATCCGGGAGCACGGCTACCAGGAATGTGTCCGCTGCATGAACTAG
- a CDS encoding glycosyltransferase family 4 protein yields MKVLLLDLGKIMRGGQRQVFYLARALSRTDGFEPLVAIPSGSPLKPLLVENAIPFTDLPSHSDYNPLNILRVLSVIKSFDPDIVHTNDAKGASLAAMAKKFRKGRFKLVHSRRVSYRLKPGWSRKKYLEGDLLVAVSREIQDVLVSCGVPEEKTTTIHSGIDPSMYEAEPRKHPMLTIGAVGALSTQKGFEVLIDALAHLRKSTDMPHWQCMIAGEGPLRYELKQQAEKLKLADSILFLGYRDSREVLPEIDILTVPSVDGEGSNAVIKEGWATRTPVITSDLPSNLELVTHEEDGLVFRNRDAKELADCIVRLVKDEALSAQLVANGTRSMARYTDEVMAGKYMTLYRGLCR; encoded by the coding sequence TTGAAGGTACTGTTACTCGACCTGGGCAAGATCATGCGCGGCGGCCAGCGCCAGGTGTTCTACCTCGCCAGGGCCCTGTCCCGCACCGACGGGTTCGAGCCCCTTGTGGCCATCCCTTCGGGCTCCCCGCTCAAGCCCCTGCTGGTGGAGAACGCCATCCCCTTCACCGACCTGCCCTCCCACAGCGACTACAATCCCCTGAACATCCTGCGGGTGCTGTCGGTCATCAAGTCGTTCGACCCGGACATCGTGCACACCAACGATGCCAAGGGCGCGTCCCTGGCCGCCATGGCCAAGAAATTCCGCAAGGGACGGTTCAAGCTGGTGCACAGCCGCCGGGTCTCCTACCGGCTCAAGCCGGGCTGGAGCCGCAAGAAGTATCTGGAGGGCGACCTGCTGGTGGCCGTAAGCCGCGAAATCCAAGACGTGCTCGTCTCCTGCGGCGTACCCGAGGAGAAGACCACCACCATCCACAGCGGCATCGACCCGTCCATGTACGAGGCCGAACCGCGCAAGCACCCCATGCTGACCATCGGCGCAGTGGGCGCGCTCAGCACCCAGAAGGGATTCGAGGTCCTCATCGACGCCCTGGCCCACCTGCGCAAATCCACGGACATGCCGCATTGGCAGTGCATGATCGCGGGCGAAGGCCCGCTGCGCTACGAATTGAAGCAGCAGGCAGAAAAGCTCAAGCTGGCCGACTCCATCCTCTTCCTGGGCTACCGCGACAGCCGCGAGGTCCTGCCGGAGATCGACATCCTGACCGTTCCCTCGGTGGACGGCGAGGGATCGAACGCGGTCATCAAGGAAGGATGGGCCACCCGCACCCCGGTCATCACCTCGGACCTGCCCTCCAATCTGGAGCTGGTCACTCACGAGGAGGACGGCCTGGTCTTCCGCAACCGCGACGCCAAGGAGCTGGCCGATTGCATCGTCAGGCTGGTCAAGGACGAGGCGCTGTCCGCCCAACTGGTGGCCAACGGCACAAGGTCCATGGCCCGCTACACGGACGAAGTCATGGCCGGCAAGTACATGACCCTGTACCGGGGGCTGTGCCGCTAG
- a CDS encoding HD domain-containing protein: MKLYLAGGAVRDLLLGKPLHDRDYLVTGATREEFVKTFPQAQEVGRAFPVFLVDGVEFSFPRAGSLEEEVKARDLTVNAQLLGEDGELICHPQGLEDLRKRILRPASSHSLSDDPLRVFRAARFWTRFSDFTPHGELIYAMRDASAQGLLKTIAADRVGQELQRSLEGAKPGNFLRLLAEADCLDPWFSELKMARNIPAGPPAYHDSDIFEHTCTVMDRLAGDPMAAWMGLCHDLGKTLTPHDKLPRHHGHDLAGVALAETLALRLRLSNGHKVAGMKAARWHMTAASYPALRPSTRVDLLMDLHLSRTLEPLFRLVRADHGEDFADRAERDLAVILAVRLAPKDRNQGAASGEKLRSLRAMKLKKVDGGATPF; the protein is encoded by the coding sequence ATGAAGCTGTACCTGGCTGGCGGCGCAGTCCGCGATCTCTTGCTCGGCAAGCCCCTGCACGACCGGGACTATCTGGTCACCGGAGCGACCCGCGAGGAATTTGTGAAGACCTTTCCCCAGGCCCAGGAGGTGGGCCGGGCCTTCCCGGTCTTCCTGGTCGACGGCGTCGAATTCTCCTTTCCCCGCGCGGGTTCCCTTGAAGAAGAAGTAAAAGCCAGGGACCTGACTGTCAACGCGCAATTGCTCGGCGAGGACGGCGAATTGATCTGCCACCCGCAGGGGCTGGAAGACCTGAGAAAACGCATCCTCCGCCCCGCCTCGTCCCACTCCCTTTCCGACGACCCCCTGCGCGTGTTCCGGGCCGCCCGGTTCTGGACCCGTTTTTCGGACTTCACCCCGCACGGCGAACTGATCTACGCCATGCGCGACGCTTCGGCCCAGGGGCTGCTCAAGACCATTGCCGCCGACCGGGTGGGCCAGGAGCTGCAGCGCTCCCTGGAAGGCGCAAAGCCCGGCAATTTCCTCCGGCTCCTGGCCGAGGCGGACTGCCTTGACCCCTGGTTCTCGGAACTCAAGATGGCCAGGAATATTCCGGCCGGGCCGCCCGCCTATCACGACAGCGACATCTTCGAGCACACCTGCACGGTCATGGACCGGCTGGCGGGTGATCCCATGGCCGCCTGGATGGGACTGTGCCACGACCTGGGCAAGACCCTGACCCCGCACGACAAGCTCCCCCGGCATCACGGGCACGACCTGGCCGGGGTCGCCCTGGCCGAGACCCTCGCCCTGCGCCTGCGGCTGTCCAACGGACACAAGGTAGCGGGCATGAAGGCGGCCCGCTGGCACATGACCGCGGCCAGCTACCCGGCCCTGCGCCCTTCCACCAGGGTGGACCTGCTCATGGACCTGCACCTCTCCCGGACCCTTGAACCGCTGTTCCGGCTGGTCCGCGCCGACCACGGCGAAGACTTCGCCGACCGGGCCGAGCGCGACCTGGCCGTCATCCTGGCCGTGCGTCTCGCCCCGAAGGACAGGAACCAGGGAGCCGCGTCGGGCGAGAAACTGCGCTCCCTGCGCGCCATGAAGCTGAAAAAGGTGGATGGCGGAGCAACTCCGTTTTGA
- a CDS encoding SufB/SufD family protein, with amino-acid sequence MSKVDLKNFKFDGLQQEAITDLNALSEEDKDQLLMAGVVSDLSTRSASYLQMDQSAVHCQSKDDGVEIMDIKEALKKYDGLKEYYWTLVDKDKDEFTRSAHDNLHGGYFIRVKAGAKIKDPIQSCLMLKSENVGQNVHNLVIIEEGAEAHIITGCSVAHGTKSGAHLGISEFFVKKNASLTFTMVHNWSESVAVRPRSAGVVEEGGKFLSNYVLLKPVKDLQMYPSIELNGPDSVARFNSVVVATEGSHLDMGNRVIMNAPETRCEIIARTIASGGTIINRGHIAAHHTPSKGHLECQGLILGSGRIWAIPELDGSLEGVELSHEASVGKIAQDEIEYLMARGMDEDEATSTIVRGFLNTDIMGLPERLQKEIDKQIDELQSSNAM; translated from the coding sequence ATGAGCAAAGTCGATCTGAAGAATTTCAAGTTTGACGGCCTCCAACAGGAGGCCATCACCGATCTGAACGCCCTGTCCGAAGAGGACAAGGATCAGCTCCTCATGGCGGGCGTGGTCTCCGACCTGTCCACCCGCTCCGCGTCCTACCTCCAGATGGACCAGTCCGCGGTCCACTGCCAGTCCAAGGACGATGGCGTGGAGATCATGGACATCAAGGAGGCCCTTAAGAAGTACGACGGCCTCAAGGAGTATTACTGGACCCTGGTGGACAAGGACAAGGACGAGTTCACCCGTTCCGCCCACGACAACCTCCACGGCGGCTACTTCATCCGGGTCAAGGCCGGGGCCAAGATCAAGGACCCCATCCAGTCCTGTCTGATGCTCAAGTCCGAGAACGTGGGCCAGAACGTCCACAACCTCGTGATCATCGAGGAGGGGGCCGAGGCGCACATCATCACCGGCTGTTCCGTGGCCCACGGCACCAAGTCCGGCGCGCACCTGGGCATCTCCGAGTTTTTCGTCAAGAAGAACGCGTCCCTGACCTTCACCATGGTCCACAACTGGTCCGAATCCGTGGCCGTGCGGCCGCGTTCGGCGGGCGTGGTCGAGGAGGGCGGCAAGTTCCTGTCCAACTACGTGCTGCTCAAGCCGGTCAAGGACCTCCAGATGTACCCCTCCATCGAGCTGAACGGCCCGGATTCCGTGGCCCGCTTCAACTCCGTGGTGGTCGCCACCGAAGGGTCCCACCTGGACATGGGCAACCGCGTGATCATGAACGCCCCGGAGACCCGGTGTGAGATCATCGCCCGGACCATCGCCTCGGGCGGCACGATCATTAACCGGGGCCACATCGCCGCCCACCATACCCCCAGCAAGGGCCACCTGGAATGTCAGGGCCTCATCCTGGGCAGCGGACGCATCTGGGCCATCCCGGAGCTGGACGGCTCCCTGGAGGGCGTGGAGCTCTCCCACGAGGCGTCCGTGGGCAAGATCGCCCAGGACGAGATCGAGTATCTCATGGCGCGCGGCATGGACGAGGACGAAGCGACCTCGACCATCGTACGCGGCTTCCTGAACACCGACATCATGGGATTGCCCGAGCGGCTGCAAAAGGAGATCGACAAGCAGATCGACGAATTGCAGTCCTCCAACGCCATGTAG
- the sucD gene encoding succinate--CoA ligase subunit alpha: MLLNEHKSKILFERIGIPVPEGAAVFPGDEEGFSPDFPLPWFLKSQVLTGGRGKAGGILRIDAADDFAPTARKLFGLNIKGHAVPFIRVEPGVEIGREFYLSLTVSRERKCILLTVGRVGGVEIENLGKDNLLVQEIVLPNGPAPNQIRAAFFHLGLEKSQFQEFATLLVALFNGMLDRGLLMAEINPLIATKNNRFLALDGKVEIDDNFAELDPATEEYYQREHATDEENTARDAGLSFVKLPGWVGLMVNGAGLAMATMDLLNFSGLPASNFLDLGGGADQKRMETALALLFGDAKAKAIFINLFGGILSCEKVALAMQGALGGTSPEKPIVVRMSGKDSESGLRILKSLEVDNLHMVSNMREAMQILRSLRPADYPAVEYPTPMDRPLGDRPAASGYRSDAVFGIDRDTPILVQGITGREGQLHTRLMLEYGANVVAGVTPFKGGQEVLGVPVYDSIAEAVRDHRIGASIIFVPPRLAADAVAEAAFNEIPWAVCITEGITQHDMLATFERIRRSPTRVVGPNTPGIIVPGQTKIGILPPTPFSPGPVAVLSRSGTLTYEVADRLTAAGIGQSLCVGIGGDPFIGVSFVDMFEMIRNHEGTKAVVVLGEIGGQAEENLAEYVLRTGFDKPVVSFIAGQTAPPGKRLGHAGAILEKGGTIEGKLEAMSRAGFAVCPSLKAVAEITAKALK; this comes from the coding sequence ATGTTACTGAACGAGCACAAGAGCAAGATCCTGTTCGAAAGAATCGGAATCCCTGTGCCGGAAGGCGCAGCCGTCTTTCCCGGCGACGAGGAGGGATTCTCCCCCGACTTTCCACTGCCCTGGTTCCTCAAGTCCCAGGTGCTCACCGGCGGCAGAGGCAAGGCGGGCGGCATCCTGCGCATCGATGCTGCGGACGACTTCGCCCCCACCGCCCGCAAACTCTTCGGCCTGAACATCAAGGGGCACGCCGTGCCCTTCATCCGCGTGGAACCCGGCGTCGAGATCGGGCGCGAATTCTACCTCTCCCTGACCGTGTCCCGCGAGCGCAAGTGCATCCTGCTCACCGTGGGCCGCGTGGGCGGCGTGGAGATCGAGAACCTGGGCAAGGACAACCTTCTGGTGCAGGAGATCGTCCTGCCGAACGGCCCGGCGCCCAACCAGATCAGGGCGGCCTTCTTCCATCTCGGCCTGGAGAAATCCCAGTTCCAGGAGTTCGCCACCCTGCTCGTGGCCCTGTTCAACGGCATGCTCGACCGGGGTTTGCTCATGGCCGAGATCAACCCGCTCATCGCCACCAAGAACAACCGGTTCCTGGCCCTGGACGGCAAGGTGGAGATCGACGACAACTTCGCGGAGCTGGACCCGGCCACCGAGGAGTATTACCAGCGCGAACACGCCACCGACGAGGAAAACACGGCCCGCGACGCGGGACTGTCCTTCGTCAAGCTGCCCGGCTGGGTCGGCCTGATGGTCAACGGCGCAGGACTGGCCATGGCCACCATGGACCTGCTCAACTTCTCGGGCCTGCCCGCCTCCAACTTCCTGGACCTGGGCGGCGGGGCCGATCAGAAACGCATGGAGACCGCCCTGGCGCTGCTCTTCGGCGACGCCAAGGCCAAGGCCATCTTCATCAATCTTTTCGGCGGCATCCTGTCTTGCGAAAAGGTCGCCCTGGCCATGCAGGGCGCGCTCGGCGGCACGTCCCCGGAGAAGCCCATCGTGGTCCGCATGTCGGGCAAGGACTCCGAGTCCGGCCTGCGCATTCTCAAGTCGCTTGAGGTGGACAACCTGCACATGGTCTCCAACATGCGCGAGGCCATGCAGATTCTGCGGTCCCTCCGCCCGGCGGACTACCCGGCGGTGGAATACCCCACCCCCATGGACCGCCCCCTGGGCGACCGCCCCGCCGCCTCGGGCTACCGGAGCGACGCCGTGTTCGGCATCGACCGCGACACCCCGATCCTGGTCCAGGGCATCACCGGCCGCGAAGGCCAGCTCCACACCCGGCTCATGCTGGAATACGGGGCCAACGTGGTTGCGGGCGTCACCCCGTTCAAGGGCGGCCAGGAGGTCCTGGGCGTGCCGGTCTACGATTCCATTGCCGAGGCCGTGCGCGACCATCGGATCGGGGCGTCCATCATCTTCGTGCCCCCCCGCCTGGCCGCCGACGCGGTGGCCGAGGCGGCGTTCAACGAGATCCCGTGGGCCGTGTGCATCACCGAAGGCATTACCCAGCACGACATGCTGGCCACCTTCGAGCGCATCCGCCGCTCTCCGACCCGCGTGGTCGGCCCGAACACCCCCGGCATCATCGTCCCCGGGCAGACCAAGATCGGCATCCTGCCCCCCACCCCGTTCTCTCCCGGCCCGGTGGCCGTACTCTCCCGCAGCGGCACCCTGACCTACGAGGTGGCGGACCGTCTGACCGCCGCAGGCATCGGCCAATCCCTGTGCGTGGGCATAGGCGGCGATCCCTTCATCGGCGTCTCCTTCGTGGATATGTTCGAAATGATTCGCAATCACGAAGGAACCAAGGCCGTGGTCGTGCTTGGTGAAATCGGTGGACAGGCCGAGGAGAATCTGGCTGAATACGTCCTCCGGACGGGTTTCGACAAACCCGTGGTCTCCTTCATCGCCGGGCAGACCGCTCCTCCGGGCAAACGATTGGGTCACGCCGGGGCGATCCTGGAGAAAGGCGGGACCATCGAAGGCAAGCTCGAAGCCATGAGCCGGGCCGGTTTCGCTGTCTGCCCCAGCCTCAAGGCTGTGGCGGAGATCACGGCCAAGGCACTGAAATAA
- a CDS encoding Smr/MutS family protein: MAKKRMNNLGDLKQLKFRKEKEDVYSLPYKKNEPPKEKVNPEDDTKEQEIFLAAMQGVQRMDGESGRQVSPAVQTAAAQQLSEEDQARNDLERFMRGDIEFELEYTEEYMYGYVRGLDIKTFQQLKNGSLSVAGHLDLHGMTSDQARDSLLFFIRESYLQGHRCVLVVTGRGKNSPGGQPILRTETETWLTKEPLRRVVLAFCTAQPKDGGAGALYVLLRRQKKTEGKVQWDRMMNWDD; the protein is encoded by the coding sequence ATGGCGAAAAAACGCATGAACAACCTTGGCGATCTCAAGCAGCTCAAATTCCGGAAGGAGAAAGAGGATGTCTATTCCCTTCCGTACAAGAAAAATGAGCCTCCCAAGGAAAAAGTCAACCCCGAGGACGACACCAAAGAGCAGGAAATCTTCCTGGCCGCCATGCAGGGCGTGCAGCGCATGGACGGCGAAAGCGGCCGCCAGGTATCCCCTGCCGTGCAGACGGCCGCCGCGCAGCAGCTCTCCGAGGAGGACCAGGCGCGCAACGACCTGGAACGGTTCATGCGCGGCGACATCGAGTTCGAGCTGGAATACACCGAGGAGTACATGTACGGCTACGTGCGCGGCCTGGACATCAAGACCTTCCAGCAGCTCAAGAACGGTTCGCTGAGCGTGGCCGGACACCTGGACCTGCACGGCATGACCTCGGACCAGGCCCGCGACTCGCTGCTCTTCTTCATCCGCGAAAGCTATCTCCAGGGACACCGCTGCGTGCTGGTGGTCACCGGACGCGGCAAGAACTCGCCGGGCGGCCAGCCCATCCTGCGCACCGAGACCGAGACCTGGCTGACCAAGGAGCCGCTCCGGCGCGTGGTCCTGGCGTTCTGCACGGCCCAACCCAAGGACGGCGGCGCGGGCGCGCTCTACGTCCTGCTGCGCCGCCAGAAGAAGACCGAGGGCAAGGTCCAGTGGGACAGGATGATGAACTGGGACGACTGA
- a CDS encoding metal-dependent hydrolase: MPDYRGHLAGGLFFGVMGVVGAVLLGWLVFDPLQAAGLVGFCLLGALFPDVDTNSKGQNLYYAVFAVMDLVLIIRGLYVWAAWFGLFSMLPAVGTHRGWTHTWWAMFLIPLPILAVPFFMGVPDLFPGFVPFYTAFALGYFSHLILDGKFK; the protein is encoded by the coding sequence ATGCCTGATTACAGGGGACATCTCGCGGGAGGACTGTTCTTCGGCGTCATGGGCGTCGTGGGTGCGGTTCTGCTCGGCTGGCTGGTCTTCGATCCGCTCCAGGCGGCTGGGCTGGTGGGGTTCTGCCTGCTCGGCGCGCTGTTCCCGGACGTGGACACCAACTCCAAGGGCCAGAACCTCTATTACGCGGTCTTCGCGGTCATGGACCTGGTGCTGATCATCCGGGGGCTGTACGTCTGGGCGGCCTGGTTCGGGCTCTTCTCCATGCTCCCGGCCGTGGGCACGCACCGGGGCTGGACGCACACCTGGTGGGCCATGTTCCTCATCCCGCTGCCCATCCTGGCGGTGCCGTTCTTCATGGGCGTGCCGGACCTGTTCCCGGGCTTCGTCCCGTTCTACACGGCCTTTGCCCTGGGCTACTTCTCCCACCTGATTCTGGATGGAAAATTCAAATGA